In one Trichlorobacter lovleyi SZ genomic region, the following are encoded:
- a CDS encoding UPF0158 family protein has protein sequence MIHSVAIAWDDLLGAFSNMEQDRVYFFDRMTGEIFFVGSDSGDSFWDQLEQQQGRFLEIPHLDSAAERTLLTTFLAGQSNRELCSLLDHALSGRPPYARPADILSFFPDEELQLSELRDTFLSNRVKSWLEENELFSLSTSLNAVH, from the coding sequence ATGATACATAGCGTAGCCATAGCCTGGGATGATCTTCTGGGGGCTTTTTCAAATATGGAACAGGACCGGGTCTATTTTTTTGACCGAATGACCGGAGAGATCTTCTTTGTCGGCTCTGACAGCGGTGACAGTTTCTGGGACCAGCTGGAACAGCAGCAGGGACGTTTTCTTGAAATCCCGCACCTGGACTCAGCAGCGGAGCGCACGCTCCTGACCACTTTTCTTGCAGGCCAGAGCAACAGGGAACTCTGCAGCCTGCTGGATCACGCGCTATCAGGACGCCCCCCCTATGCCAGGCCGGCTGACATCCTGTCCTTTTTCCCGGATGAGGAGCTGCAGCTGTCTGAGCTGCGTGATACCTTCCTGAGCAACCGGGTCAAAAGCTGGCTGGAAGAAAACGAGCTTTTTTCCCTGAGCACCTCCCTGAACGCTGTCCACTAA
- the groES gene encoding co-chaperone GroES, with the protein MKLRPLHDRIIVKRLEGEEKTAGGLFIPDTAKEKPQKGEVIAVGNGKKNDEGKCAPLDVKVGDSILFGKYAGTEVKVDGDEFLMMREDDVLAVIEK; encoded by the coding sequence ATGAAACTGAGACCACTGCACGACCGTATCATTGTCAAGCGCCTTGAGGGCGAAGAGAAGACCGCCGGCGGTCTGTTTATCCCTGACACTGCCAAGGAAAAGCCCCAGAAAGGCGAAGTAATTGCCGTAGGTAACGGCAAGAAGAACGATGAAGGCAAGTGCGCTCCCCTGGATGTAAAAGTTGGCGATTCCATCCTGTTCGGCAAATACGCCGGTACTGAAGTCAAGGTTGACGGCGATGAGTTCCTGATGATGCGTGAAGATGACGTCCTGGCCGTCATCGAGAAGTAG
- a CDS encoding diguanylate cyclase domain-containing protein — protein sequence MNALNALYQAYMQQCGVVLLLVCGALLAVMIWYLHARRRLCMSEEHFRNLAEASFEGIILSRNGGVICDSNERASEMSGFSRQELLERSLYCLIAPEYHTLVHRAIADGFDGPYEIEGVRADGSRYLLEVRGKTFQSGGHTMRASTLRDVTARRAKEAQLRKLSAAVEHSPASIVITNRDGAIEYVNPAFSRLTGYSMQEALGQNPRILKAGDQPEEFYRELWAVLLRGEEWRGEFHNKRKDGSLFWEMASISPILNNKGEIISFVAVKENITERKELRDRLEQMAQFDMLTGLPNRRMFLDRLSQTVAIAQRTEQRFALLFVDLDGFKRINDSYGHEAGDRVLKTVAARLAACIRMSDTVGRMGGDEFTIILSTLAHYEDAGQVADKILDALSRPITLPDGQQDTVGSSIGISVFPEDAQDGDGLLATADDAMYKVKRNGKNSYCFYHSCKPVAVVQETI from the coding sequence ATGAACGCTTTAAATGCGCTATATCAAGCATATATGCAGCAGTGTGGTGTTGTACTGCTGTTGGTTTGCGGTGCGCTGCTGGCGGTGATGATCTGGTACCTGCATGCGCGTCGGCGTTTATGCATGAGTGAGGAGCATTTCCGTAACCTGGCGGAGGCTTCGTTTGAAGGGATTATCCTGTCCCGCAATGGTGGCGTCATTTGTGACAGCAATGAAAGAGCCTCTGAAATGAGCGGATTCAGCCGGCAGGAACTGTTGGAACGCTCACTCTATTGCCTGATTGCCCCCGAGTATCACACGCTGGTTCATAGGGCCATTGCTGACGGTTTTGACGGACCCTACGAGATTGAAGGAGTGCGTGCAGATGGCAGCCGTTATCTGCTGGAGGTGCGTGGCAAGACCTTCCAAAGTGGTGGACATACCATGCGTGCCTCAACGCTGCGGGATGTCACGGCCCGCCGGGCAAAGGAGGCACAGCTGCGCAAACTTTCGGCTGCGGTTGAGCATAGTCCCGCCTCGATCGTGATTACCAACCGGGACGGCGCCATCGAATACGTCAATCCGGCCTTCAGCCGTCTGACCGGCTATAGCATGCAGGAGGCACTTGGGCAAAATCCGCGCATACTGAAGGCGGGAGATCAGCCGGAAGAGTTTTACCGGGAATTATGGGCAGTCTTGCTGCGTGGCGAGGAGTGGCGCGGAGAATTTCATAACAAGCGCAAGGATGGTTCGCTGTTCTGGGAAATGGCCTCCATCTCGCCGATTTTGAACAACAAGGGGGAGATCATCAGCTTTGTTGCCGTCAAGGAAAATATCACCGAGCGAAAGGAGTTGCGGGACCGGCTGGAGCAGATGGCGCAGTTTGATATGCTGACCGGCCTGCCCAATCGCCGGATGTTTCTTGATCGGCTATCCCAGACCGTTGCTATTGCCCAGCGCACTGAACAGCGCTTTGCACTCCTGTTTGTTGATCTGGACGGGTTCAAGCGGATCAATGATTCCTATGGCCATGAGGCCGGCGACCGGGTGTTGAAAACGGTCGCAGCCAGGCTGGCGGCCTGCATCAGGATGTCGGATACCGTAGGCAGGATGGGGGGGGACGAGTTCACGATTATTCTCTCAACACTGGCCCACTACGAAGATGCCGGTCAGGTGGCCGACAAGATTCTGGATGCGCTGAGCCGCCCGATCACCCTCCCGGACGGACAACAGGATACCGTCGGTTCAAGTATCGGCATCAGTGTCTTTCCGGAAGATGCCCAGGATGGTGACGGTCTGCTGGCAACGGCAGACGATGCCATGTATAAAGTGAAACGTAACGGCAAGAACAGCTACTGTTTCTACCATAGCTGCAAGCCGGTTGCCGTTGTGCAGGAAACTATCTAG
- a CDS encoding heavy metal translocating P-type ATPase, which translates to MTKLSLQITGMSCVNCAGRIEREVSALAGVESAAVNFAIAQLTASFDETVISADNIMEKVKSLGYGVVKPEPPGELTFSITGLHCANCVARLEKILREQPGISTAVVNLVAATGFVRFDPALLDKGAIFRIVIDAGYTPAEPEAGEEAEAEELAGQRNWFLFSLALSLPIMATMTLHHLRSVGWMNLILATVIQFSAGLAFYRGAWSALKSKSSNMDVLVALGTSAAWGYSLLAFFGLLGDSHEVFFETSAWLITFIRLGKYLEARARGKAGEALKKLLHLQADKARLVTAEGEKEVPASVIRVGDLVAVRPGETIPVDGEVVEGTSSVDEAMVTGESLPVAKQAGDTVTGATINKNGRLIIKATRIGEETLLAQIVRMVRDAQGDKAPIQRFADAVSAWFVPAVIVLALLTFVVWLLILKAPFLVAFKFGVAVVVIACPCAMGLATPTAIMVGSGVALSRGILVKKGSALETIAKLQVMLLDKTGTLTSGKLTMSDLVTAPGVDEQRLLECLAAAEASSSHPLAQAAVAAAKERGCIPGEVSDFHEAEGHGVTCSYNGIRLAVGNQRLMDAEKVKTAHLEAEAEELAAEGNSLMYVAAGQVLVGIAAFSDTIKPTSCQAVAELKQLGIRTVMITGDHAAVAATVAAQAGVDSFEAQVLPGRKQELVKEWQQKGQVVGMTGDGINDAPALAAADIGIAIGGGTDVAKETGDIVLIKDDLLDVVRAIKVGRATLSKVKQNLFWALFYNVIGIPVAAGLFAGYGIFLKAEFAGLAMAFSSVSVVLNSLFLKRIANRL; encoded by the coding sequence ATGACCAAACTTTCTCTCCAGATCACCGGTATGTCCTGTGTCAACTGTGCAGGAAGGATAGAACGGGAGGTCAGCGCACTGGCCGGCGTGGAATCCGCCGCAGTCAATTTTGCCATTGCCCAGCTGACCGCCTCGTTTGATGAAACCGTTATCAGCGCCGACAACATCATGGAAAAAGTCAAGTCGCTGGGCTACGGCGTAGTCAAGCCGGAACCGCCCGGTGAGCTGACCTTTTCCATCACCGGTCTGCATTGCGCCAACTGTGTTGCCCGCCTTGAAAAAATCCTGCGTGAACAGCCGGGGATCAGCACCGCCGTGGTCAACCTGGTGGCAGCCACCGGCTTTGTCCGCTTTGATCCTGCCCTGCTGGACAAAGGGGCCATCTTCAGGATCGTAATTGATGCCGGTTACACCCCGGCTGAGCCGGAAGCGGGTGAAGAGGCGGAGGCAGAAGAACTGGCTGGTCAGCGCAACTGGTTCCTGTTCTCACTTGCCCTGTCGCTGCCGATCATGGCCACCATGACGCTGCACCATCTACGCAGCGTGGGCTGGATGAACCTGATCCTTGCCACCGTTATCCAGTTCAGCGCCGGACTGGCCTTTTACCGCGGCGCCTGGTCCGCTCTGAAGAGCAAGAGCAGCAATATGGATGTTCTGGTGGCCTTAGGCACCAGCGCAGCCTGGGGCTACTCACTGCTGGCCTTCTTTGGCCTGCTGGGGGATAGCCATGAGGTCTTTTTTGAGACCTCGGCCTGGCTGATCACCTTTATCCGGCTGGGTAAATACCTGGAGGCACGGGCGCGGGGCAAGGCCGGTGAAGCGTTAAAGAAGCTGCTGCACCTGCAGGCTGACAAGGCCCGACTGGTCACTGCTGAAGGCGAGAAAGAGGTGCCGGCCTCGGTGATCCGGGTGGGCGATCTGGTGGCGGTCCGTCCCGGCGAGACCATACCGGTGGATGGTGAAGTGGTGGAAGGAACCTCCAGTGTTGATGAGGCGATGGTCACCGGAGAATCCCTGCCGGTGGCCAAGCAGGCGGGTGATACGGTCACCGGTGCCACCATCAACAAAAACGGCCGCCTGATTATCAAGGCCACCCGGATTGGCGAAGAGACCCTGTTGGCTCAGATCGTCAGGATGGTGCGGGATGCCCAGGGGGATAAGGCCCCGATCCAGCGTTTTGCCGATGCGGTCTCGGCCTGGTTTGTGCCTGCCGTGATTGTTCTGGCCCTGCTCACCTTTGTCGTCTGGCTTTTGATTCTGAAAGCTCCGTTTCTGGTGGCCTTCAAGTTCGGCGTAGCGGTGGTGGTAATCGCCTGTCCCTGCGCCATGGGGCTTGCCACCCCTACTGCCATCATGGTGGGTAGCGGCGTGGCCCTTTCCCGCGGTATCCTGGTCAAAAAGGGCTCGGCTCTTGAGACCATTGCCAAGCTGCAGGTGATGCTGCTGGACAAGACCGGCACCCTGACCAGTGGCAAACTGACCATGAGCGACCTGGTGACCGCACCTGGTGTTGATGAACAACGACTGCTGGAATGCCTTGCTGCTGCCGAGGCATCCTCCAGCCATCCCCTGGCCCAGGCTGCCGTGGCTGCAGCAAAGGAGCGGGGCTGCATCCCCGGCGAGGTGAGTGACTTCCACGAAGCTGAAGGACACGGCGTCACCTGCAGCTACAACGGTATCCGTCTGGCAGTGGGCAACCAGCGCCTGATGGATGCAGAAAAGGTAAAGACCGCCCATCTTGAAGCTGAAGCCGAAGAGCTGGCTGCAGAAGGCAATTCTTTGATGTATGTTGCCGCAGGCCAGGTATTGGTTGGTATTGCCGCCTTCAGTGACACCATCAAGCCCACCTCCTGCCAGGCTGTTGCGGAGTTGAAGCAGCTGGGTATCCGCACCGTGATGATTACCGGCGACCATGCCGCAGTGGCTGCCACAGTTGCCGCCCAGGCCGGCGTAGACAGCTTTGAGGCCCAGGTACTGCCGGGCCGCAAGCAGGAGCTGGTCAAGGAATGGCAACAGAAGGGCCAGGTTGTGGGGATGACCGGCGACGGCATCAATGATGCCCCGGCCCTGGCAGCAGCCGATATCGGTATCGCCATTGGCGGTGGTACCGATGTGGCCAAAGAGACCGGTGACATCGTGTTGATCAAGGATGACCTGCTGGATGTGGTGCGGGCCATCAAGGTGGGCCGTGCCACCCTTTCAAAGGTCAAGCAGAACCTGTTCTGGGCACTGTTCTACAACGTAATCGGCATCCCGGTGGCAGCAGGGCTGTTTGCCGGTTACGGTATCTTTCTGAAGGCCGAGTTTGCCGGTCTGGCCATGGCCTTTTCATCGGTGTCGGTGGTACTGAACTCGCTGTTCCTGAAGAGAATTGCCAACAGGTTGTAG
- a CDS encoding flavodoxin family protein → MKVIAFNGSARKDGNTAKLINYVFEELAKEGIETELMQFSGRPIHGCIACYKCFASKDRRCAVTDDCANECIKKMDGADGIIIGSPTYFAGITPEAKALIDRSGMVSRANGDMYKRKVGAAVVSVRRAGAMHVFDTINHFFTIGQMIIVSSSYWNIGVGRNIGDVDGDEEGIKTMRDLGSNMAWLLKKLDGAR, encoded by the coding sequence ATGAAGGTCATCGCATTTAATGGCTCTGCCCGCAAAGATGGCAACACCGCCAAACTGATCAACTATGTCTTTGAAGAACTGGCAAAAGAGGGGATTGAGACCGAGCTGATGCAGTTTTCCGGCAGGCCTATCCACGGCTGTATCGCCTGCTACAAATGTTTTGCCAGCAAGGATCGCCGCTGTGCCGTAACCGACGACTGTGCCAACGAATGCATTAAAAAAATGGATGGGGCTGACGGCATTATCATCGGTTCCCCCACCTACTTTGCCGGGATCACGCCGGAGGCCAAGGCCCTGATCGACCGCTCCGGCATGGTTTCGCGGGCCAATGGCGACATGTACAAACGCAAGGTGGGTGCCGCCGTGGTCTCGGTACGCCGGGCAGGGGCCATGCATGTCTTTGACACCATCAATCACTTCTTTACCATCGGCCAGATGATCATCGTCAGCTCAAGCTACTGGAACATCGGGGTTGGCAGGAATATCGGCGATGTGGATGGGGACGAGGAAGGGATCAAGACCATGCGGGATCTGGGCAGCAACATGGCCTGGCTCCTGAAGAAACTGGACGGAGCTAGATAG
- a CDS encoding penicillin-binding transpeptidase domain-containing protein, whose translation MKHLTRPQKNFFQRHWKGAALCTALALLLIPLSVLLVRKGAQAISVWQDSRQQAVQKVRPISLGDDLFATASSLIPTAVSNGELLTATAPDGTTLNLSINPALQHRVQGYLEQTRPPYAIFIAVEPATGRVLSLAGYSATDPTWQQQAAYQVYPMASLFKMITAAAALENRKINPATVLEFRGRLVSETPKNWDPNPRGRNNKMDVTEAMGKSVNPIYGMIASDLLGREQLKQTCERFGFNRSLLLPGVPAVPSAAPAAESTHDLRLQGCGLDHDLQVSPIHAALITAAIANRGTMMVPRLVDQAARDGKELKVPATRELERVISPETANSLTHMLLTTVTSGTSRKAFRTPEGRRLTSDMKIAAKTGSIDGDNPKGHYSWFAAYAPADQPRIALVALVINGDKWKIKASQLGEQALAEFFRQGR comes from the coding sequence TTGAAACATTTGACCCGGCCCCAGAAGAACTTCTTTCAGCGCCACTGGAAAGGTGCCGCCCTCTGCACCGCCCTGGCACTCCTCTTGATCCCGTTAAGTGTTCTGCTGGTCCGCAAAGGCGCCCAGGCGATTTCTGTCTGGCAGGATTCCCGTCAACAGGCCGTTCAAAAGGTACGACCGATCTCTCTGGGGGATGACCTCTTTGCCACTGCCAGCAGCCTGATTCCTACTGCCGTCAGTAATGGTGAACTCCTGACAGCAACCGCCCCTGACGGCACGACGCTCAACCTTTCGATCAACCCGGCACTGCAGCACCGGGTCCAGGGGTATCTGGAGCAGACCCGCCCCCCCTACGCAATCTTTATCGCTGTTGAGCCGGCGACCGGCAGGGTGCTTTCCCTTGCCGGATATTCAGCCACCGACCCGACCTGGCAGCAGCAGGCCGCCTACCAGGTCTACCCGATGGCCTCACTGTTCAAGATGATTACCGCAGCTGCAGCCCTGGAGAACCGGAAGATCAATCCCGCCACAGTGTTGGAGTTCCGGGGGCGCCTGGTCTCTGAGACCCCGAAGAACTGGGATCCCAACCCCAGGGGCCGCAACAATAAAATGGATGTGACCGAGGCGATGGGAAAATCGGTCAACCCGATCTACGGCATGATCGCCAGTGACCTGCTGGGCAGAGAACAACTCAAGCAGACCTGTGAGCGTTTCGGCTTTAACCGCAGCCTGCTGTTGCCCGGCGTGCCTGCAGTGCCCAGCGCGGCGCCGGCGGCAGAATCCACCCATGACCTGCGTTTACAGGGCTGCGGGCTTGATCATGATCTGCAGGTTTCACCCATTCATGCAGCCCTCATTACTGCTGCCATTGCCAACCGCGGCACCATGATGGTCCCTCGCCTGGTTGATCAGGCAGCACGCGACGGCAAGGAACTGAAGGTTCCGGCAACCCGCGAGCTGGAGCGGGTGATCAGCCCAGAAACAGCCAACAGCCTGACCCATATGCTACTGACCACGGTCACCAGCGGCACCTCACGCAAGGCGTTCCGCACCCCGGAAGGACGCAGGCTGACCAGCGACATGAAAATCGCCGCCAAGACCGGCTCGATTGATGGAGATAATCCGAAAGGTCACTATTCCTGGTTTGCCGCCTACGCACCGGCCGACCAGCCGCGCATTGCACTGGTGGCGCTTGTGATTAACGGAGACAAGTGGAAGATCAAGGCCTCGCAGCTGGGCGAACAGGCCCTGGCGGAATTTTTCAGGCAGGGTAGGTAA
- a CDS encoding AI-2E family transporter, with translation MSPLETFKNQHPVSHIRLIAGILTIAAVAWLGNALSHTLSCFLLSFVIAYLLDPLVVRLEKRLKRIHAIALLYVVLGIISTFGLAFLLPMLTISWDSFLRNLPQQLQQIKQALLGWQSTLPTHYGSEEITWLLDNIIGNADSMAEKAGIWAYGFATRMFFNVFNLILAPILVFFMLNYKQKIMDTTALWIPETRRDLILQMGREIDSSVGGYIRGQVMVSIVVALATIPTLMWLGIPHPILCGLFAGAASILPFVGVILAMLPPLLFAWLTYGTGTIIVKVLIAFAVIYFLEGYLVKPLVFKESMNLNPLLTIIMVMAFGELMGFWGILLALPITAAMIIASQHWLKGDFANPGNEP, from the coding sequence ATGTCACCGCTGGAAACGTTTAAAAACCAGCACCCCGTCAGCCATATCAGGCTGATTGCAGGCATACTGACCATTGCTGCCGTTGCCTGGCTGGGAAATGCCCTAAGCCATACCCTCTCCTGCTTTCTGCTCTCCTTTGTGATCGCCTACCTGCTTGACCCGCTTGTGGTCAGGCTGGAAAAGCGCCTCAAGCGTATTCATGCCATTGCGCTGCTGTATGTGGTGTTGGGGATTATCTCCACCTTCGGCCTGGCCTTTCTGCTGCCGATGCTGACCATCAGCTGGGACAGTTTTCTGCGCAATCTCCCGCAACAGCTGCAACAGATCAAACAGGCACTGCTTGGCTGGCAAAGCACGCTTCCGACCCATTATGGTTCGGAAGAGATCACCTGGCTGCTGGATAACATCATCGGCAATGCCGACAGCATGGCGGAAAAGGCCGGAATCTGGGCCTACGGCTTTGCCACCAGGATGTTCTTCAATGTCTTCAACCTGATCCTGGCACCGATCCTGGTCTTCTTCATGCTCAACTACAAACAGAAGATCATGGACACCACGGCGCTCTGGATACCTGAGACGCGGCGTGACCTGATCCTGCAGATGGGACGTGAGATTGACAGCAGCGTGGGTGGCTATATCCGGGGCCAGGTGATGGTCTCCATTGTGGTCGCTCTGGCCACCATCCCGACCCTGATGTGGCTCGGGATCCCCCACCCGATCCTGTGCGGTCTCTTTGCCGGGGCAGCCAGTATTCTCCCCTTTGTGGGGGTAATCCTGGCCATGCTGCCACCGCTGCTGTTCGCCTGGCTGACCTACGGCACTGGTACCATCATTGTCAAGGTATTGATCGCCTTTGCCGTCATCTACTTTCTGGAAGGCTATCTGGTAAAGCCGTTGGTCTTCAAGGAATCGATGAACCTGAACCCTCTGCTGACCATTATTATGGTAATGGCCTTTGGTGAACTGATGGGATTCTGGGGCATCCTGCTGGCCCTGCCGATCACTGCCGCCATGATCATCGCTTCGCAGCACTGGCTTAAAGGGGATTTTGCCAACCCGGGGAATGAACCATGA
- a CDS encoding UDP-2,3-diacylglucosamine diphosphatase: protein MRAIFLADAHLHHPGDANYRLLLEFIRSLQGTTTTLCILGDLFDFRVGLPALAFPEQEPLLKALEELHAFGTRLIYLEGNHDFHLGADLGSRLEAEVHPGPVQLELQGKQVFLCHGDLINRADWRYRLLHRTLRNPLTLRFGRLLPAAVVQGLRSRLQHTSKQRYSRDRKRWDYSVMIRSYAASIRAQGAQALVLGHFHQPFIDQQDDFTLVSLGDWISHYSYAELVDGSFRLLTYPA, encoded by the coding sequence ATGCGTGCCATCTTTCTTGCTGATGCCCATCTGCACCACCCTGGCGATGCCAACTACCGGCTGCTGCTTGAGTTTATCCGTTCCCTGCAGGGTACAACCACCACGCTCTGTATTCTGGGCGACCTGTTTGATTTCAGGGTCGGTCTGCCGGCCCTGGCTTTTCCTGAACAGGAGCCGTTACTCAAGGCCCTGGAGGAACTGCACGCCTTCGGTACCCGTCTGATCTACCTGGAAGGGAATCACGACTTCCATCTTGGAGCAGACCTTGGCAGCAGGCTGGAGGCTGAAGTCCATCCCGGACCGGTACAGCTTGAGCTGCAGGGCAAGCAGGTCTTTCTTTGTCATGGTGACCTGATCAATCGGGCCGACTGGCGTTATCGTCTGCTCCACCGCACCCTGCGGAACCCCCTGACCTTACGGTTCGGCCGTCTGCTTCCTGCAGCAGTGGTGCAGGGGCTGCGCAGCAGGCTGCAGCACACAAGCAAACAACGCTACAGCCGGGACCGGAAGCGTTGGGACTATAGCGTCATGATCCGCAGCTATGCGGCATCAATTCGTGCCCAGGGGGCTCAGGCCCTGGTGCTGGGACATTTTCATCAGCCCTTCATCGATCAGCAGGATGATTTTACACTGGTCTCACTGGGAGACTGGATTTCCCATTACTCCTACGCCGAACTCGTTGACGGCAGCTTCCGCCTGCTTACCTACCCTGCCTGA
- the ligA gene encoding NAD-dependent DNA ligase LigA: MQQLSLLDSVVIPDTAQLRAAELRRLLEHHNRCYYELDSPEISDAEYDALFRELQVIEAARPDLLTPDSPTLRVGGKPLARFSQVRHRMPMLSLENAMQEDEIRGFEQRIRSLLALPDTVALQYQCEPKMDGLAVELVYQDGLLVQASTRGDGEVGEEVTANIRTVRNVPLRLTGDNLPALLEVRGEVYLPLAAFQQLNQQREEAGEPPFANPRNAAAGSIRQLDPAVVARRPLAMVCYGVGVMETEARTQTELMSQLAAWGLPVSDQARQVSGIEGAIACFQDLQERRDSLLYEIDGMVIKVDDLRLQQELGEKSRSPRWAIACKFPPRQATTRINEIILSVGRTGVITPVASLEPVELSGVTVSRATLHNWDEIRRKDIRVGDRVIVERAGDVIPAVVKVLLDKRSGTEQELPEPETCPVCGSRAAREAGEVAVRCQGGLACPPQLAESIIHFASRDAMDIDGLGSKYIEQLISLGLVKDIADLYRLTRDDFMQFERMGDKLAENLLAAIASSKQQELSRFIFALGIRHVGERTARTLAERFGSIDNLQTATLEELTSIRDVGPAVAISIRSFFDAPANQTVLQRLKAAGVAPTVEEKRVGGRLAGLTFVFTGTLATLGRDEAKKLVEAEGGNVTGSVSKKTDYVVAGSEAGSKLEKARNLGITVLSEDAFSKLLATGGNQ, translated from the coding sequence ATGCAACAACTTTCCCTGTTAGATTCTGTTGTTATTCCTGACACAGCCCAACTGCGGGCAGCAGAGTTGCGTCGGCTGCTGGAACATCACAACCGTTGTTACTACGAACTGGATAGCCCCGAGATCAGCGATGCCGAGTATGATGCCCTGTTTCGTGAGCTGCAGGTGATCGAGGCAGCGCGCCCGGACCTGCTGACTCCTGATTCGCCTACCCTGCGGGTGGGGGGCAAACCCCTGGCCCGTTTCAGTCAGGTCCGGCACCGGATGCCGATGCTTTCGCTGGAAAATGCCATGCAGGAGGATGAAATCCGCGGTTTTGAACAGCGTATCCGTAGCCTGCTGGCACTGCCTGATACCGTTGCGCTGCAATATCAGTGTGAGCCGAAGATGGATGGACTGGCCGTGGAGCTGGTCTATCAGGATGGCCTGCTGGTGCAGGCCTCAACCCGTGGGGATGGCGAGGTCGGTGAAGAGGTGACCGCCAACATCCGTACAGTCCGCAATGTGCCGTTGCGTCTGACCGGGGACAATCTGCCTGCCCTGCTTGAGGTGCGTGGCGAGGTCTACCTGCCGCTGGCCGCCTTTCAACAGTTGAACCAGCAGCGTGAAGAAGCGGGGGAACCGCCGTTTGCCAACCCCCGTAATGCGGCTGCCGGTTCCATCCGTCAGCTTGATCCCGCAGTGGTGGCCAGACGTCCGCTGGCCATGGTCTGTTATGGGGTAGGGGTGATGGAAACAGAGGCCAGGACACAAACGGAACTGATGAGCCAACTTGCAGCCTGGGGGCTGCCGGTCAGTGATCAGGCCCGACAGGTCAGCGGTATTGAAGGTGCGATTGCCTGTTTTCAGGATCTGCAAGAGCGGCGCGACTCCCTGCTGTACGAGATCGACGGTATGGTGATCAAGGTGGATGACCTGCGCCTGCAGCAGGAGCTGGGGGAAAAGAGCCGGTCACCCCGCTGGGCCATCGCCTGCAAGTTCCCCCCCCGCCAGGCAACTACCCGGATCAACGAGATCATCCTTTCAGTGGGCAGGACCGGCGTGATCACGCCGGTGGCCAGTCTGGAACCGGTGGAGCTGTCCGGTGTCACGGTTTCGCGAGCCACCCTGCACAACTGGGACGAGATCCGGCGCAAGGATATCCGGGTGGGTGACCGGGTGATTGTGGAGCGGGCAGGGGATGTAATCCCGGCGGTGGTCAAGGTGCTGCTTGATAAGCGTAGCGGTACAGAGCAGGAACTGCCGGAGCCGGAAACCTGTCCGGTCTGTGGTTCCAGGGCGGCCCGTGAAGCAGGGGAGGTGGCGGTGCGTTGTCAGGGCGGGTTGGCCTGTCCGCCCCAGCTGGCAGAATCGATCATCCATTTTGCCTCCCGTGATGCCATGGATATTGACGGGCTGGGGAGCAAATATATCGAGCAGCTGATCAGCCTGGGGCTGGTCAAAGATATTGCCGATCTCTACCGCTTGACCCGTGATGACTTCATGCAGTTTGAGCGGATGGGGGACAAGCTGGCGGAAAACCTGCTGGCTGCCATTGCCTCCAGTAAACAGCAGGAACTGTCCCGCTTCATCTTTGCCCTGGGGATCCGGCATGTGGGAGAGCGGACTGCCAGGACTCTGGCAGAGCGGTTTGGCAGTATCGATAACCTGCAGACTGCCACCCTGGAAGAACTGACCAGTATCCGCGATGTCGGCCCGGCTGTGGCGATCAGTATCCGCTCCTTTTTTGATGCCCCGGCCAACCAGACGGTACTGCAGCGGCTCAAAGCGGCCGGTGTTGCGCCAACAGTGGAGGAAAAACGGGTTGGCGGCCGGCTGGCCGGTCTTACCTTTGTCTTTACCGGGACACTGGCTACCCTGGGGCGTGATGAGGCCAAAAAACTGGTTGAAGCGGAGGGGGGCAATGTGACCGGCTCAGTCTCAAAAAAGACCGATTATGTGGTGGCGGGCAGTGAGGCGGGCAGCAAACTGGAAAAAGCCCGCAATCTGGGTATAACGGTGCTTTCAGAGGATGCATTTTCAAAATTGCTGGCCACAGGAGGCAACCAATGA